A DNA window from Fragaria vesca subsp. vesca linkage group LG3, FraVesHawaii_1.0, whole genome shotgun sequence contains the following coding sequences:
- the LOC101298207 gene encoding (+)-neomenthol dehydrogenase-like, with translation MGSIEPQGAGRYAVVTGANKGIGFEVVRQLACRGVVVVLTARDEKRGREATAKLHHDHHLHANVLFHQLDVTDPLSVQSLANFTRDTFGRLDILVNNAGASGVLVDEEELKALNIDPTTWLSGQAVNKIQGCIKHTYDKAEECLNTNYYGVKRVTEALLPLLKLSTAGARIVNVSSLRSELKRIPSEEIRNELGNVEALTEEKVDAVLRRFLHDFKENSLEANGWTMMLPSYSISKATLNAYTRILAKKYPKMCINCVHPGFVNTDINWHTGTMTVQEGAAGPLKLALLPDGGPTGCYFDQTQVADF, from the exons ATGGGAAGCATTGAACCACAGGGAGCAGGGAG GTACGCGGTGGTTACCGGAGCAAACAAGGGTATCGGGTTTGAGGTGGTGCGGCAACTGGCTTGCCGAGGCGTGGTGGTGGTGTTGACGGCGAGGGATGAGAAAAGGGGAAGGGAGGCCACTGCCAAGCTCCACCATGACCATCATCTTCATGCCAATGTACTCTTCCATCAGCTTGATGTCACAGATCCACTCAGTGTGCAATCTTTGGCTAACTTCACCCGTGACACCTTCGGCAGGCTTGATATCTTG GTTAACAATGCTGGAGCTAGTGGAGTTTTGGTCGATGAGGAAGAACTCAAAGCCCTGAACATTGATCCCACCACTTGG CTTTCAGGTCAAGCAGTCAACAAAATTCAAGGTTGTATAAAACATACTTACGACAAGGCTGAGGAATGCTTGAACACTAATTACTATGGTGTCAAAAGAGTGACAGAGGCACTTCTCCCACTCTTGAAACTCTCTACTGCAGGAGCAAGGATTGTCAATGTCTCCTCTCTCAGGAGTGAACTCAAG AGGATTCCAAGTGAAGAGATAAGAAATGAACTTGGTAATGTAGAAGCATTGACAGAGGAGAAAGTGGATGCAGTTCTCAGAAGATTTCTGCATGATTTCAAAGAAAACTCACTTGAAGCCAATGGATGGACAATGATGCTGCCTTCATATAGCATTTCAAAGGCAACCCTGAATGCCTACACAAGAATCCTGGCCAAAAAGTATCCCAAAATGTGTATCAACTGTGTGCATCCTGGTTTTGTCAACACCGATATCAACTGGCATACCGGAACAATGACAGTGCAAGAGGGAGCAGCAGGTCCTCTCAAGTTGGCTCTTCTACCAGATGGAGGACCTACAGGCTGCTATTTTGATCAAACTCAAGTAGCAGATTTCTGA